The proteins below come from a single Larimichthys crocea isolate SSNF chromosome XIV, L_crocea_2.0, whole genome shotgun sequence genomic window:
- the LOC104923976 gene encoding claudin domain-containing protein 1 yields MVDNRYATALVIACVLSILATVYLSVAIGTQHWYQYSSPTVRGEANASELRSLYEEFIDGEFDEKTYSDTLFRLNGTVGLWWRCVHVPANAHWYKEPDVKMVLECRSFTLPQQFIPKYKEPGNHNSGEDMVRTYLWRCQFLLPLVSLGLVVLAGLIGFCACLCQSLTPTLGIGVLHLLAGICTLATVCCYLAGMDLLHRVSMLPDKVDGSLGWSLYLALISSPLHMMAAALLVWAARSHSQNYYRMTAYRVA; encoded by the exons ATGGTTGACAACCGCTACGCCACAGCTCTGGTCATCGCCTGTGTGCTGAGCATACTGGCCACTGTTTATCTGTCGGTGGCCATCGGGACGCAGCACTGGTACCAGTACAGCAGCCCCACGGTGCGCGGAGAGGCCAACGCGTCCGAGCTGCGCTCCCTGTATGAGGAGTTCATAGACGGAGAGTTTGACGAGAAAACCTACAGCGACACCTTGTTCCGCCTCAACGGGACTGTGGGCCTCTGGTGGCGATGTGTGCACGTCCCTGCCAACGCTCACTGGTACAAAGAGCCag ATGTCAAGATGGTGCTGGAGTGTCGAAGCTTCACTCTACCTCAGCAGTTCATTCCCAAATATAAAGAACCAGGAAACCACAACAGCGGAGAGGACATGGTGCGCACAT aCTTGTGGAGGTGCCAGTTTCTGCTCCCACTCGTGTCCCTGGGCCTGGTGGTGTTGGCAGGTCTAATTGGGTTCTGTGCCTGCCTCTGTCAAAGCCTCACCCCCACACTAGGCATAGGAGTACTTCACCTGCTGGCTG GTATCTGCACCTTAGCCACAGTGTGCTGTTACCTGGCGGGGATGGACCTGCTCCACAGGGTGTCAATGCTGCCTGATAAGGTAGATGGCTCTCTGGGCTGGTCCCTCTACTTGGCCCTCATTTCCTCACCACTGCACATGATGGCCGCCGCACTTCTGGTGTGGGCGGCACGTAGCCACAGTCAAAACTACTACCGCATGACAGCCTACCGGGTGGCATAG